A portion of the Vespa velutina chromosome 5, iVesVel2.1, whole genome shotgun sequence genome contains these proteins:
- the LOC124949184 gene encoding maternal protein tudor-like isoform X1, with protein MRESFKMATIQKNSEFVIFVTHVEAEHQFLRIWGQIDKNSATYVERMILPLFEKFAIGSGYPELQEGLSINALCCARFQNDGYYRARVCNICPDGKVVLQFIDYGNIEILPQHEVYLLRNIPGSETLQSFPPVAYEFTLANVIPINNVWDNKTIETIKKILRYNEYKACCLSTVRNHTFIKLYYNNEDFGELLVKRHMAMDATIQDLFRSRHIQQISPYHMQDRRMINETRISTQSNSNPAFNTMQGQGTWQNVSTPYVQTQKLVTHTPVQEALVFKSRVLDVGSKYHVYVSFVEDGPQKFSVQVQSTSEILTKLMRDINSHPTEPLQEPPLPGSVCLGRYTVDKVLCRAVVMAVMENKCKLYYVDFGHSEVLPYTDIFQLPPQYINPRVLSIRFTLSGVKELNVTPEMTEYFKKIVSGRSLVLHVRPPEGPPLIQYGDLYDNEKNIKDILRQAFAVPVIVSNMVVYKEPQQLSKGAERTVHVSFVESYKKFFVQLNNSDKSLESIMIYLADYVKTAPILHPNQISVGTPCAALYESQWYRAKILNVDEDKIRILYVDYGNEVTVTAESLRVIHNDLVTKLPAQAIKCILRDYDTLPTGEECYNQFEMLILEKCLYMAVIDVLPGGLLVDLYDPEIRDDIKNLLHRLFPSEKNLSIKSNSHECKYQSSIKVPKKMQRYYTKIPLNIKTQVKNKSKNIKEIRDNANKGNKINQEEPTKNMSIEHTKSKPWKNDLNEEKQDNRYEKSNSSHDTSRNDRSSKDGLKNNKTIKDEPYNKRNYNDSNSFYKVGRDFRCRGRSFGNDSKLNRSSGFDKNWSDKDSDTSSRSSGKRIRGSGPNRRSRGRPHTEGISARLHNSRWNDNDNDKEVNKSGKTNSQYNQKVHHSKDRANYKNNVISNKESSSESRDMSKNLGTTNNSMQNDKKLQLSKLSSKNIEIPSLNVVLGAIKTCMTVFISSPTDFYIQLSPDYLELNTLMENIALSYENGGDPLKQSDIKPEKYCIAQYSEDLKWYRAVIKSVEKQQVIVQFIDYGNIEIVHLDKIKTIQEQFLKLPIQTIHCKLFAAKNQIWDLDTIENFSKITDGKVLEIEFLTKENNIYEVMLREIVDGVPEFIYINEIFFDGTDLMKVREIALNQIKQMDIVEQTSEYDYIPPNSKWVMEQFELGSHKDIIITWFINPNNFYCQILDKEVEFRNMMNEIQRMYVSRKPVTYTLQIGAAVIAIFSEDKALYRAEIIESKNDEYIVQYIDFGNRALVNKSDIYQVERKLMQLPKQAYHCSLQNIKPFIGSKWSEVNTQAIDNCFNADKYGCLFHNIENDKYIVSLNNCGQDVANILVNKNLASYAVANTIMPTDENSTNELDKPLDIQKIDTNLLNGQILKVKVCNVESASKFHIELSSIMENSNDKHIINKNFKMLTDKQNQPIECCLLNASSFEMNKNWKEMIENKELIMYVEEVNNNRLIVKLYDLMGNNIKSQKDTDEKIYPICPTPILNQTYKIIVLYIDHSGSIWLQRSVDYEKDIHLSQALEKHYANCGKTLKPEIDMLCAVKSVDGYWNRAKVIKFTDKSVYVNFIDYGNTQEVSIESLMELDPQFFVPYQLAINASLTVTLNGTLSEQINILQDQLFNRNLTANFSNVNKKWIVELFDNEEKISDKFRSMNLVKLSAENESKNDQLIAGKKYNVCVSHIDSPSQFWIQLTNEAEFLRQKYLELQADISTCPLIDGILEENSLCVAVYSIDNMWYRAEVLDADEDITTVRFIDYGNTDVIDNKSGNIRTLTDNLKSMKRYATKSRLDIIPVDSEDWSEATCDRFSNLVMTADSLEALIIADSIPKRVELFVNDKSISEILVEEHHAVRIYAEQDLIDEIVELELDPHSAFVSHINSPSEFWVQEEKSIADLEVMSDRFMVADMFPKVDEIKENLLCVAKFPEDEQWYRARVISHNNGETKVIYIDYGNSAISTEIRAIPEDLVKIAPLSRRCCLALPDGVTEWSNKACQEFTKLAADGATIFLLDVLKEQETSLVRLTLNEKNITDLLAIFCEQRITNIEERLPPLGEENSPNVVVSHVNTPAEFWIQAEASIAELEVMSDRLQAAPSFLPLTNLENGTICAAKYPDDEQWYRAKILSQNGSGVNVLYIDYGNTAINTELRILPEDIVNIPTLSKRCALQIPHYILSWSEEACKTFKDLAADGATMFQFEILDNEDPMHVKLSINGKDITEILLPLCKNINTKSEECTVAEQITNSNIELYNKLKNTKENPEKLNELTQKTTNIIISSVNEKSSVELLEQEHIHESITASIEETDSITNVTELTIDEIIKNMIEDTHRDSENEDSVNIEDIENTIQSSTENLITQEISKVNNNFDINYDLIINNGDNEKKDNKDVEGSIHLTVVDTNDINEKLSEQQRTKCSLDISTSEKSDLKIVENTKTNKKATNKEEMRCSPNIFSDETDLKVVENIKTNEKSPDKEETKCSLNMLVSKETDLKVIENTEVIEKSLDKQKITCAPNTSLSNVSVSKNSVRQEKITCSLDVSDTEKSETCMAIENILKKDTEETSV; from the exons ATGAG agAAAGCTTCAAAATGGCgacaatacaaaaaaattcggaatttgttattttcgtaacaCATGTGGAAGCAGAACATCAGTTTTTAAGGATATGGGgtcaaatagataaaaattctgCAACTTATGTTGAACGAATGATCTTAcctctttttgaaaaatttgcgATAGGATCTGGATATCCAGAGTTACAAGAAGGACTATCTATTAATGCTTTATGTTGTGCAAGATTTCAAAATGATGGTTACTATCGTGCTAgagtatgtaatatatgtcCAGATGGTAAGGTGGTATTACAATTCATTGATTATGGTAATATTGAAATCTTACCACAACATGAAGTATATTTATTGAGGAATATACCTGGATCAGAAACACTACAATCATTTCCACCAGTAGCATATGAATTTACATTAGCAAACGTTATACCTATTAATAATGTTTGggataataaaacaatagaaactattaaaaaaatattacgatataatgAATACAAAGCTTGTTGTCTTTCTACTGTTAGAAACCACACTTTTATtaaactatattataataatgaagacTTTGGAGAACTCTTAGTAAAAAGACATATGGCAATGGATGCTACGATACAAGATTTATTCag ATCACGACATATACAACAAATATCACCATATCACATGCAAGATAGaagaatgataaatgaaaCTCGTATAAGCACACAATCTAATTCAAATCCTGCTTTTAATACAATGCAAGGTCAAGGTACATGGCAGAATGTTTCTACACCTTACGTACAAACACAAAAACTTGTAACCCATACACCAGTTCAGGAAGCATTAGTATTTAAATCAAGAGTTTTAGATGTTGGTTCTAAAtatcatgtatatgtatctttcGTTGAAGATGGACCACAAAAATTTTCTGTTCAAGTTCAAAGTACATCAGAAATATTGACTAAACTTATGAGAGATATCAATTCTCATCCAACGGAACCCTTACAAGAACCTCCATTACCTGGATCAGTATGTTTAGGTCGTTACACAGTAGATAAAGTCTTATGCAGAGCAGTAGTAATGGCTGTAATGGAAAATAAGTGTAAATTATACTATGTTGATTTTGGTCATTCTGAAGTATTAccatatacagatatatttcaattaccACCACAATATATCAATCCTAGAGTACTTTCAATCAGATTTACATTAAGTGGAGTAAAGGAACTAAATGTTACACCAGAAATGacagaatattttaaaaaaatagtatCAGGAAGATCACTTGTGTTACATGTCCGTCCACCAGAAGGTCCACCACTTATACAATATGGAGATTTGTATgacaatgagaaaaatataaaagatattcttaGACAAGCATTTGCAGTTCCAGTAATAGTGTCAAATATGGTTGTATATAAAGAACCACAACAATTATCAAAAGGTGCAGAAAGAACTGTACATGTTTCTTTTGtagaaagttataaaaaattttttgttcaacTCAATAATTCTGATAAATCTCTTGAATccataatgatttatttggCTGATTATGTTAAAACTGCGCCTATTTTGCATCCAAATCAGATATCAGTAGGAACACCTTGTGCTGCTCTTTACGAATCTCAATG gTACCGTGCAAAAATTCTTAATGTTGATGAAGACAAAATAAGAATCTTATATGTAGATTATGGCAATGAAGTAACTGTAACTGCAGAATCTTTGCGTGTAATTCATAATGATTTAGTAACAAAGCTACCAGCACAAgcaataaaatgtatattaaggGATTATGACACATTACCAACTGGTGAAGAATGTTACAATCAATTTGAAATGTTAATTTTGGAAAAATGTCTATACATGGCAGTTATCGACGTACTTCCTGGTGGTTTATTGGTTGATTTATATGATCCTGAGATTAgagatgatataaaaaatttattacatcgaCTTTTTCCTTCAGAGAAAAATTTAAGTATTAAATCAAATTCCCATGAATGTAAATATCAAAGTTCTATAAAAGTCCCTAAAAAAATGCAAAg GTACTATACAAAGAttccattaaatataaaaactcaagtaaaaaataaatcgaagaatataaaagaaatacg tGATAATGCAAATaaagggaataaaataaatcaggAAGAACCTACAAAAAACATGTCAATTGAACATACTAAATCAAAACCTTGGAAAAATGacttaaatgaagaaaaacaagataatAGATATGAAAAATCGAATTCCTCCCATGACACATCAAGAAATGATCGATCTAGTAAAGATGGacttaaaaataacaaaacaataaaGGATGAGCCGtataataaacgaaattataATGATTCAAATTCGTTTTACAAGGTTGGAAGAGATTTTCGCTGCAGAGGTAGATCTTTCGGCAATGATTCTAAACTCAATCGCAGTAGTGGTTTTGATAAAAACTGGAGCGATAAAGATTCTGATACATCATCTAGAAGTAGTGGTAAACGAATTAGAGGTAGTGGTCCTAATCGTCGTAGTCGTGGAAGGCCTCATACAGAAGGAATATCAGCAAGATTACACAATAGCAGATGGAAcgacaatgataatgacaaaGAAGTTAACAAAAGTGGAAAAACAAATAGTCAATATAATCAAAAAGTGCATCATTCAAAAGATAGAGcgaattataagaataatgtcATATCTAACAAAGAGAGTTCTTCCGAATCTAGGGATATGTCAAAGAATTTAGGAACAACAAATAATAGTATgcaaaacgataaaaaactTCAACTATCAAAATTAAGTTCAAAGAATATTGAAATACCTTCATTAAATGTTGTACTTGGAGCTATTAAAACATGTATGACAGTTTTCATAAGTAGCCCAactgatttttatattcagTTGAGTCCTGATTATCTAGAATTAAATACTCTTATGGAAAATATTGCATTGTCGTATGAAAATGGTGGAGATCCCTTAAAACAATCGGATATAAAGcctgaaaaatattgtattgctCAATACAGTGAAGATCTTAAATGGTATAGAGCTGTTATTAAATCTGTAGAAAAACAACAAGTAATTGTACAATTTATAGATTATggaaatatagaaatagtTCATTTAGACAAAATCAAAACAATCCAAGAACAATTTTTGAAACTACCAATACAGACAATTCATTGCAAATTATTTGCagcaaaaaatcaaatatggGATTTAGATACTattgaaaacttttcaaaGATAACTGATGGAAAAGTTttagaaatagaatttttaacaaaagaaaataatatttacgaagTTATGCTACGTGAAATTGTTGATGGTGTGCcagaatttatatacataaatgaaattttttttgacGGTACTGATCTAATGAAAGTTAGGGAGATAgcattaaatcaaataaagcAAATGGACATAGTAGAACAAACTAGCGAATATGATTATATACCACCTAATTCAAAGTGGGTAATGGAACAGTTTGAACTTGGATCTCACAAAGATATAATCATTACATGGTTTATAAAtcctaataatttttattgtcaaATACTTGATAAAGAGGTTGAATTCAGAAACATGATGAATGAAATACAAAGAATGTATGTTAGTAGAAAGCCTGTTACATATACATTGCAg ATAGGTGCAGCTGTAATAGCTATATTTTCTGAAGATAAAGCATTATATCGTGCtgaaattattgaaagtaAAAATGATGAATACATTGTGCAATATATTGATTTTGGAAATCGTGCTTTGGTAAATAAAAGTGATATTTACCAAGTTGAAAGGAAATTAATGCAGCTACCGAAGCAAGCATACCATTGTTCTTTGCAAAATATTAAACCTTTCATAGGTTCAAAATGGTCTGAAGTTAATACACAAGCAATTGATAATTGTTTTAATGCTGATAAATATGGatgtttatttcataatatagaaaatgacaAGTATATTGTTTCATTGAATAATTGTGGACAAGATGTTGCTAATAtattagtaaataaaaatttagcaTCTTATGCTGTAGCAAATACTATCATGCCTACTGATG aaaattcaaCTAATGAATTAGATAAACCTCttgatatacaaaaaatagatACCAATCTTTTAAATGgacaaatattaaaagtaaaagtttGTAATGTGGAAAGTGCAAGCAAATTTCATATTGAACTTTCTTCAATTATGGAGAATAGCAAtgataaacatataattaacaaaaatttcaag aTGTTAACTGATAAACAGAATCAACCAATAGAATGCTGTCTTCTTAATGCATCATCttttgaaatgaataaaaattggaaagaaatGATTGAGAATAAGGAATTGATTATGTATGTAGAAGAAGTCAATAATAACag ACttatcgttaaattatatgatttgatgggtaataatataaaaagccAAAAAGATacagatgaaaaaatatatccaattTGTCCAACGCCTATTTTAAATCaaacttataaaataatagtattatatatagatcattCAGGAAGTATTTGGCTACAACGTAGTGTAGattatgaaaaagatatacacTTAAGTCAAGCATTGGAAAAACATTACGCTAACTGTGGAAAAACATTGAAACCAGAGATAGATATGTTATGTGCTGTAAAAAGTGTAGATGGTTATTGGAATAGAGCGAAGGTCATTAAATTCACTGACAAGAGTGTTTATgtcaattttattgattatggAAACACACAAGAAGTTAGTATCGAATCGCTGATGGAATTGGATCCACAATTTTTTGTACCATATCAATTAGCAATTAATGCTTCATTGACAGTTACTCTAAATGGTACATTATCTgaacagataaatatattacaagatcaattatttaatagaaaccTTACTgcaaatttttctaatgtaaACAAGAAGTGGATAGTTGAATTATTtgataacgaagaaaagattAGCGATAAATTCCGTTCAATGAATTTAGTAAAACTTTCAGCTGAAAATGAGTCAAAAAATGATCAGTTAATAGctggtaaaaaatataatgtctGTGTCTCTCACATTGATTCTCCAAGTCAGTTTTGGATTCAATTAACAAATGAGGCTGAATTTCTTAGACAAAAATATCTAGAATTACAAGCTGATATTTCTACGTGTCCATTAATAGATGGCATCTtagaagaaaattctctttgtGTAGCAGTTTATTCTATTGATAATATGTGGTATAGAGCAGAAGTTCTTGATGCCGATGAAGATATTACAACAGTACGATTCATTGATTATGGAAATACAGATGTAATCGATAACAAATCAGGAAATATTCGAACATTGACAGATAacttaaaatcaatgaaaagatATGCAACCAAATCTAGATTAGATATTATTCCTGTAGATTCTGAAGATTGGAGTGAAGCGACTTGTGATCGTTTTAGTAATTTAGTAATGACAGCTGATTCTTTAGAAGCTTTAATAATTGCTGACAGTATACCAAAACGAGTTGAACTATTCGTAAATGATAAAAGTATCAGTGAAATATTAGTTGAAGAACACCATGCTGTAAGAATATATGCAGAGCAAGATCTGATAGATGAAATAGTAGAGTTAGAATTAGATCCACATTCTGCATTTGTGAGTCATATTAATTCACCAAGTGAATTTTGGGTTCAAGAAGAGAAATCCATTGCTGACTTAGAAGTAATGTCTGATAGATTTATGGTTGCAGATATGTTCCCTAAAGTAgatgagataaaagaaaatttattgtgCGTTGCTAAATTTCCAGAAGATGAACAATGGTATAGAGCACGTGTAATATCTCACAATAATGGTGAAACAAAAGTTATATACATTGACTACGGAAATTCAGCTATATCTACTGAAATTCGTGCTATTCCAGAGGACTTAGTAAAAATAGCACCTTTATCTCGAAGATGCTGCTTGGCTCTTCCTGACGGTGTAACTGAGTGGTCTAACAAAGCATGTCaagaatttacaaaattagCAGCTGATGGCgctacaatatttcttttggatGTTTTGAAGGAACAAGAAACATCATTAGTAAGACTCactttaaatgagaaaaatataacagatTTATTAGCTATTTTTTGTGAACAGCGAATAACGAATATAGAAGAAAGATTACCACCTCTTGGAGAAGAAAATTCACCAAATGTTGTAGTAAGTCATGTTAATACACCAGCTGAATTTTGGATACAAGCAGAGGCCAGTATTGCTGAATTAGAAGTAATGTCGGATCGTCTACAAGCTGCACCCAGCTTTCTTCCATTAACTAATTTAGAGAATGGAACTATTTGTGCAGCTAAATATCCAGACGATGAACAATGGTATAGAGCAAAAATATTATCGCAGAATGGAAGTGGAgtgaatgttttatatatagacTATGGCAATACTGCCATTAATACAGAATTAAGAATACTACCTGaagatattgtaaatattcctACATTATCCAAAAGATGTGCTCTACAAATAccacattatattttatcttggTCTGAAGAAGCTTGTAAAACTTTTAAAGATCTTGCTGCTGATGGAGCAACAATGTTTCAATTCGAAATTCTTGACAATGAAGATCCTATGCATGTCAAATTAAGCATAAATGGAAAAGATATTACAGAAATTCTTTTACCTTTGTGCAAAAATATTAACACTAAATCAGAAGAATGTACAGTAGCGGAACAGATAACTAATAGCAATATAGAGTTGTATAATAAActaaaaaatacgaaagaaaatcctGAAAAATTGAATGAGTTAACACAAAAAACaaccaatattattatatcttctgTTAACGAAAAGAGTTCAGTAGAATTACTAGAACAAGAACATATTCATGAATCTATTACTGCATCAATAGAGGAAACAGATTCTATTACTAATGTAACTGAACTTACTattgatgaaataataaagaatatgatCGAAGATACTCACAGAGATAGTGAAAATGAGGACTCTGTTAATATagaagatattgaaaatactATACAGTCTAGTACAGAAAATTTGATAACACaagaaatatcaaaagtaaataataactttGACATTAATTATgatctaattataaataatggagataatgaaaagaaagacaataaAGATGTGGAAGGATCAATTCATCTTACAGTTGTCGATactaatgatattaatgaaaaattatctgAACAGCAACGAACTAAGTGTTCTTTAGATATATCAACTTCAGAAAAATCTGACCTCAAAATAGTTGAAAACACTAAAACCAATAAAAAAGCaacaaacaaagaagaaatgaggTGTTCTCCCAATATATTCTCAGATGAAACTGACCTCAAAGTAGTTGAAAATATCAAAACCAATGAAAAATCTCCagacaaagaagaaacaaaatgttCCCTCAATATGTTAGTTTCAAAAGAAACTGACCTCAAAGTAATTGAAAATACTGAAGTCATTGAAAAATCTTtagacaaacaaaaaataacatgTGCACCCAATACATCCTTATCAAATGTTAGCGTTAGTAAAAATTCTGTAAGGCAGGAAAAAATTACTTGTTCATTGGACGTGTCTGATACAGAAAAATCAGAAACATGTATggcaattgaaaatattttaaaaaaagatacagaAGAGACAAGTGTATAA